A stretch of the Haloarcula ordinaria genome encodes the following:
- the ligA gene encoding ATP-dependent DNA ligase LigA: MEFAAFADAAAAIEGESADTAIVEAVTDLFTSADDDLEYLARFVQGRVFPAHDSRTHDVGPQLCYEAIGRAAGPNVSTDDVESRLADLGDIGAVAASYDFGGQQGLGAFGAGESEGLTVAGVAADLAALAAVDGDGSQTTKVETLFGLFNRCSPTEARYLARLVLSEMRIGVGTGTVRDAIAAAFEVPVEDVARALQVSNDYGYVATVARDEGRDGLAAIDLEIGRPVQAMLAQAGTVTGALEDWATAAVEWKYDGARVQVHFDGESARLFSRNMEEVTDPLPEIVETVERALDGPAILDGEVVAVDDDGSPLPFQEVLRRFRRKHDVAATRADVAVRLHAFDCLHVDGEDLLDASLRDRHARLESLFGADSDTVSDLVLASDAESVAAIEREALSSGQEGIMLKDPTAAYTPGKRGKRWRKRKPDVETLDCVVTGAEWGEGRRANVLGTFELSVRTDDGFETVGNVATGITDEQLDSLTERLEPLVVETSGQHVRLDPAVVFEVGYEEIQSSSNYDSGYALRFPRFLAVREDKAPADADSLSRVERLADEQ, from the coding sequence ATGGAGTTCGCAGCCTTCGCCGACGCCGCCGCCGCCATCGAGGGGGAGTCCGCCGACACGGCCATCGTCGAGGCGGTGACCGACCTGTTTACCAGCGCGGACGACGACCTCGAGTACCTGGCGCGGTTCGTCCAGGGCCGCGTGTTCCCCGCCCACGACTCTCGCACGCACGACGTCGGGCCGCAGCTGTGCTACGAGGCTATCGGTCGAGCGGCCGGACCGAACGTCTCGACTGACGACGTCGAATCGCGACTGGCCGACCTTGGCGATATCGGTGCCGTCGCGGCGAGTTACGATTTCGGCGGACAGCAGGGGCTCGGCGCGTTCGGTGCCGGTGAGAGCGAGGGGCTGACTGTCGCCGGCGTCGCGGCCGACCTCGCCGCGCTGGCGGCCGTCGACGGCGACGGGAGCCAGACGACGAAAGTCGAGACGCTGTTCGGTCTGTTCAACCGCTGTTCGCCGACCGAGGCGCGGTACCTCGCGCGGCTCGTCCTCTCGGAGATGCGCATCGGCGTCGGGACTGGCACGGTCCGCGACGCAATCGCGGCCGCCTTCGAGGTCCCGGTCGAGGACGTCGCGCGGGCGCTACAGGTGTCGAACGACTACGGGTACGTCGCGACGGTCGCTCGCGACGAGGGACGCGACGGACTGGCGGCCATCGACCTCGAAATCGGTCGCCCGGTCCAGGCGATGCTCGCACAGGCCGGCACCGTCACCGGAGCGCTCGAGGACTGGGCGACGGCCGCAGTCGAGTGGAAGTACGACGGCGCCCGCGTCCAGGTCCACTTCGACGGCGAATCGGCCCGCCTCTTCTCGCGGAACATGGAGGAGGTGACCGACCCGTTGCCGGAAATCGTCGAGACGGTCGAACGGGCCCTGGACGGCCCGGCGATTCTCGACGGCGAAGTGGTGGCTGTCGACGACGACGGGTCGCCCCTGCCGTTCCAGGAGGTCCTCCGGCGGTTCCGTCGGAAACACGACGTCGCCGCGACCCGGGCCGACGTCGCCGTCCGGTTGCACGCCTTCGACTGCCTCCACGTCGACGGCGAGGACCTGCTGGATGCCTCGCTCCGTGACCGCCACGCTCGCCTCGAATCGCTCTTCGGGGCCGACAGCGACACCGTCTCGGACCTCGTCCTCGCGTCCGACGCCGAGAGCGTCGCTGCCATCGAGCGCGAGGCGCTGTCGTCCGGTCAGGAGGGTATCATGCTCAAGGACCCGACGGCCGCCTACACGCCGGGCAAGCGGGGGAAACGCTGGCGCAAGCGCAAGCCCGACGTCGAGACGCTGGACTGCGTCGTCACCGGTGCCGAGTGGGGCGAGGGTCGCCGCGCGAACGTCCTGGGTACGTTCGAGCTGTCGGTGCGGACCGACGACGGGTTCGAGACGGTGGGGAACGTCGCGACGGGCATCACCGACGAGCAACTTGACTCGCTGACCGAGCGTCTAGAACCGCTGGTCGTCGAAACGTCTGGCCAGCACGTGCGTCTCGACCCGGCCGTCGTCTTCGAGGTGGGGTACGAGGAGATCCAGTCGTCGTCCAACTACGACTCCGGCTACGCCCTCCGGTTCCCCCGGTTCCTCGCGGTCCGCGAGGACAAGGCGCCGGCCGACGCCGACTCGCTCTCGCGGGTCGAACGTCTCGCCGACGAACAGTGA
- a CDS encoding MBL fold metallo-hydrolase, whose product MTVRHDNVTAEWLGYATLRLETGDAVVYFDPGRYGVLTGEWEPHEPGVRHPEPRDYEARDGDIVCVTHVHHYDPDGIRRVAKPDATVVAFEGINVHESDRDLERFADLEFEVREVSMEDEILVGDTPVWTVPAYNREDGTNLRPDGTPIHPKGFGCGFLVSLDGTRVFWPGDSDVLDGHAELDVSLFVPTLAPNDTMDRHEAADLAEAMDPDLVLPMHYNTFESLAADDEAFAADVASRHIPVVLDRD is encoded by the coding sequence ATGACAGTTCGACACGACAACGTCACCGCCGAGTGGCTGGGGTACGCGACGCTCCGGCTCGAAACCGGCGATGCCGTCGTCTACTTCGACCCGGGGCGATACGGCGTGCTCACCGGTGAGTGGGAACCGCACGAGCCTGGTGTCCGGCATCCGGAGCCGCGAGACTACGAGGCGCGCGACGGGGACATTGTCTGTGTCACCCACGTCCACCACTACGACCCGGACGGGATTCGTCGTGTCGCTAAACCGGACGCGACGGTCGTCGCCTTCGAGGGCATCAACGTCCACGAGTCGGACCGCGACCTCGAGCGGTTTGCCGACCTGGAGTTCGAGGTCCGGGAGGTCTCGATGGAGGACGAGATTCTGGTCGGCGACACCCCCGTCTGGACCGTGCCGGCCTACAACCGCGAGGACGGCACGAACCTGCGTCCCGACGGGACGCCCATCCACCCGAAGGGCTTCGGCTGTGGCTTTCTCGTCTCGCTCGACGGCACGCGGGTGTTCTGGCCGGGCGACAGCGACGTGCTGGACGGGCACGCCGAGCTCGACGTCTCGCTGTTCGTCCCCACGCTCGCACCGAACGACACGATGGACCGCCACGAGGCTGCCGACCTGGCCGAGGCGATGGACCCGGACCTCGTGCTCCCGATGCACTACAACACGTTCGAGTCACTGGCCGCCGACGACGAGGCGTTCGCGGCCGACGTCGCGAGCCGGCACATCCCGGTCGTGCTGGACCGCGACTGA
- a CDS encoding DNA topoisomerase IV subunit A, with product MSSESDTPQQSEEAREKLIDLAAEFYDQFAGGEVPSMQIPTRTKSNIEYDEDKKVWVYGDRHSTRSAKSVSGAQKLLKAIYTIDFLSKQLDEDRSSTLRELYYLSESWDMEDAQFNDQDESNQLVEDLEIVSDVTREDFHMRPEESGATIMGPLKLREQTRRGEREIHCQKDVGEGGYQIPNNPDTIEFLDNDADFVLCVETGGMRDRLVENGFDEEYNVIVVHLKGQPARATRRITKRLHDELDLPVTVFTDGDPWSYRIYGSVAYGSIKSAHLSEYLATPEAQFIGIRPADIVEYDLPTDPLSDSDINALESELEDPRFQTEFWREQIELQLDIGKKAEQQALASRGLDFVTDTYLPERLTEMGVI from the coding sequence ATGAGCTCAGAATCAGACACCCCACAGCAGTCCGAGGAGGCCCGCGAGAAACTCATCGACCTCGCGGCGGAGTTCTACGACCAGTTCGCCGGCGGCGAGGTGCCGTCGATGCAAATCCCGACCCGGACGAAGTCCAACATCGAGTACGACGAGGACAAGAAGGTCTGGGTGTACGGCGACCGCCACTCCACCCGGTCGGCGAAGTCGGTCTCCGGTGCGCAGAAGCTCTTGAAGGCCATCTACACCATCGACTTCCTCTCGAAACAGCTCGACGAGGACCGCTCGTCGACCCTGCGTGAGCTGTACTACCTCTCCGAATCGTGGGATATGGAGGACGCGCAGTTCAACGACCAGGACGAGTCCAACCAGCTCGTCGAGGACCTCGAGATCGTCTCCGACGTCACGCGCGAGGACTTCCACATGCGTCCCGAAGAGTCCGGGGCGACCATCATGGGGCCGCTGAAACTCCGCGAGCAGACCCGCCGGGGCGAACGCGAGATTCACTGCCAGAAGGACGTCGGCGAGGGCGGCTACCAGATTCCCAACAACCCCGACACCATCGAGTTCCTCGACAACGACGCCGACTTCGTCCTCTGTGTGGAGACCGGCGGGATGCGTGACCGGCTCGTCGAGAACGGGTTCGACGAGGAGTACAACGTCATCGTCGTCCACCTCAAGGGCCAGCCCGCCCGCGCGACCCGGCGCATCACCAAGCGCCTCCACGACGAACTCGACCTGCCGGTCACCGTCTTCACTGACGGCGACCCCTGGTCGTACCGCATCTACGGCTCAGTCGCGTACGGCTCTATCAAGTCGGCGCACCTCTCGGAGTATCTCGCCACGCCGGAGGCACAGTTCATCGGCATCCGGCCGGCCGACATCGTGGAGTACGACCTACCGACGGACCCGCTGTCGGATTCGGACATCAACGCTCTCGAATCCGAGCTCGAGGACCCGCGGTTCCAGACGGAGTTCTGGCGCGAGCAGATCGAACTCCAGCTGGACATCGGGAAGAAGGCCGAACAGCAGGCACTGGCCTCCCGTGGCCTGGACTTCGTGACCGACACGTACCTGCCCGAGCGACTGACCGAGATGGGCGTAATCTGA
- a CDS encoding DNA topoisomerase VI subunit B — MTSFQSQLGEGEGIAEELAQTQRAISIAEFFEKNKHMLGFDSDARALVTAVKEAVDNALDACEEAGILPDIYVEIQEAGDYYRLVVEDNGPGITKEQLPKIFGKLLYGSRFHAREQSRGQQGIGISAAVLYSQLTSGKPAKVTSRPKGQSEAQYFELIIDTDTNEPEISVDETTTWERPHGTRIELEMEANMRARSSLHDYIQDTAVVNPHARIEFMEPGLDEPLKFERVEDAGLPAETSEIRPHPHGVELGTLLKMLAETDSYSVSGFLQAEFTRVGAKTADKVIANFNDYHYGRGMAWQPPQAHADESIEDAVEAAVANKGADATAAFAKAVSDAIHDSDRVAHHEIAAIVDEAADDIEAEYGTTFGATVTENAVEAAWDAVVAQRQSDLYGLVDDATSTRKDDAAVEGLAGRLVDKFGDSRHRVTRKDLRDYVDRAADMTEEHDDATFGETARENIVDALWAAAVRVPDDPPNVSAVADDRDTASDLLTAMRETDIIAPPTDCLSPITAELVEEGLRKEFDADFYAASTRDAAVHGGDPFVVEAGIAYGGDLPAEGPVEVMRFANRVPLVYQRGACATTDVIKGINWRNYNLDQPGGSGIPNGPAVIMVHVASTNVPFTSESKDAIANIPEMEDEIELAIREAARELKSYLNKRRSMQQRRKKQNKLATILPEMARKLTEVTGNEELVIDDSLARIMNNVLVERAVEDGTVRLVVENNDDTNADIELTDIVTAEPTDTNGATVVEMDGEWFVKWSQTVGAGERAVLEYSVADEAEFTVSVDGVEDEKLTVNA, encoded by the coding sequence ATGACCTCGTTTCAGTCGCAACTCGGTGAAGGCGAGGGAATCGCCGAGGAGCTGGCCCAGACACAGCGGGCCATCTCCATCGCCGAGTTCTTCGAGAAGAACAAGCACATGCTCGGGTTCGACTCGGACGCCCGGGCGCTGGTCACGGCCGTCAAAGAGGCCGTCGACAACGCGCTCGACGCCTGCGAGGAGGCCGGCATCCTCCCCGATATCTACGTCGAGATACAGGAGGCCGGTGATTACTATCGCCTCGTCGTCGAGGACAACGGTCCCGGCATCACCAAGGAACAGCTCCCCAAGATATTCGGGAAGCTCCTCTACGGCTCCCGCTTCCACGCCCGTGAACAGTCCCGCGGTCAGCAGGGTATCGGCATCTCTGCGGCCGTCCTCTACTCCCAGCTGACCTCCGGGAAGCCCGCGAAGGTAACCTCCCGACCCAAGGGCCAGTCCGAGGCGCAGTACTTCGAACTCATCATCGATACGGACACCAACGAGCCCGAGATCAGCGTCGACGAGACGACGACCTGGGAACGCCCCCACGGCACCCGCATCGAACTCGAGATGGAGGCGAACATGCGTGCCCGCTCGAGTCTCCACGACTACATCCAGGACACCGCCGTCGTCAATCCCCACGCTCGCATCGAGTTCATGGAGCCGGGACTGGACGAGCCCCTGAAGTTCGAGCGCGTCGAGGACGCTGGTCTGCCAGCGGAGACCTCGGAGATTCGACCCCATCCCCACGGCGTCGAGCTCGGGACGCTGCTGAAGATGCTCGCCGAGACTGACTCGTACTCTGTCTCGGGGTTCCTCCAGGCCGAGTTCACCCGCGTCGGCGCGAAGACCGCCGACAAGGTCATCGCGAACTTCAACGACTACCACTACGGCCGCGGGATGGCCTGGCAACCCCCACAGGCCCACGCGGACGAGAGCATCGAGGACGCCGTCGAGGCAGCCGTCGCCAACAAGGGCGCCGACGCCACGGCAGCGTTCGCGAAGGCAGTCTCCGACGCCATCCACGACAGCGACCGGGTGGCACACCACGAGATAGCGGCTATCGTCGACGAGGCGGCCGACGACATCGAGGCCGAGTACGGGACGACCTTCGGCGCGACGGTCACGGAGAACGCCGTCGAGGCGGCCTGGGACGCCGTCGTCGCACAGCGCCAGAGCGACCTCTACGGGCTGGTCGACGACGCGACGTCGACCCGGAAGGACGACGCCGCCGTCGAGGGACTCGCCGGCCGACTCGTCGACAAGTTCGGAGACAGCCGCCACCGTGTCACCAGGAAGGACCTCCGGGACTACGTCGACCGGGCCGCCGACATGACCGAAGAGCACGACGACGCCACCTTCGGTGAGACCGCCCGCGAGAACATCGTCGACGCGCTCTGGGCTGCGGCCGTCCGGGTCCCCGACGACCCGCCGAACGTCTCGGCCGTCGCCGACGACCGGGACACGGCGAGCGACCTCCTGACCGCGATGCGGGAGACGGACATCATCGCGCCGCCGACCGACTGCCTCTCGCCCATCACCGCGGAGCTCGTCGAAGAGGGGCTCCGAAAGGAGTTCGACGCGGACTTCTACGCCGCGTCGACCCGCGACGCCGCAGTCCACGGCGGCGACCCGTTCGTGGTCGAGGCCGGCATCGCCTACGGCGGCGACCTCCCCGCCGAGGGACCCGTCGAGGTGATGCGCTTCGCGAACCGCGTCCCACTGGTCTACCAGCGCGGCGCGTGTGCGACCACCGACGTCATCAAGGGCATCAACTGGCGCAACTACAACTTAGACCAGCCGGGCGGTTCCGGCATCCCCAACGGCCCGGCGGTCATCATGGTCCACGTCGCCTCGACCAACGTCCCCTTCACCAGTGAGTCGAAGGACGCCATCGCCAACATCCCCGAGATGGAAGACGAGATAGAACTCGCCATCCGGGAGGCCGCCCGCGAGCTCAAAAGTTACCTCAACAAGCGGCGGTCGATGCAACAGCGTCGGAAGAAGCAGAACAAACTCGCGACCATCCTCCCGGAGATGGCGCGGAAGCTCACCGAGGTCACCGGCAACGAGGAGCTCGTCATCGACGACTCGCTGGCCCGCATCATGAACAACGTCCTCGTCGAACGCGCGGTCGAGGACGGGACGGTCAGACTCGTCGTCGAGAACAACGACGACACGAACGCCGACATCGAACTGACGGATATCGTCACCGCAGAACCAACGGACACGAACGGCGCGACGGTGGTCGAGATGGACGGCGAGTGGTTCGTCAAGTGGTCACAGACCGTCGGTGCGGGCGAACGGGCGGTGCTGGAGTACAGCGTGGCAGACGAGGCCGAGTTCACCGTCTCGGTCGACGGCGTCGAGGACGAGAAACTGACGGTGAACGCCTGA
- the gyrB gene encoding DNA topoisomerase (ATP-hydrolyzing) subunit B, protein MSGESDEYGAKSIQTLEGLEAVQKRPAMYIGSTDARGLHHLVYEVVDNAIDEALAGYCDTIEVTIHDDGSVSVSDDGRGIPVDIQEEHGVPAVEVVMTILHAGGKFDNKSYQVSGGLHGVGVSVVNALSKWLEVEVKRDGAVWKQRFDHGEPEYDLERIRDLDPDEETGTTVRFWPDDDIFETGEFIFSTLESRLRELAFLNSGVAITLSDERDGEATTFEYEGGIREFVEYLNETKEPLHPDVIYFEDEEDIGEGVVQVEIALQGTADLQGSIHAFANNINTREGGSHLTGFKTALTRVVNDYAAENGLLKDLDDTLKGDDIREGLTAVISVKHPDPQFEGQTKTKLGNSEVRGVVESAMHDGLATFFEENPDTAETIIGKAVEAAKARKAAKKAEELTRRKSALDSTALPGKLADCQTRDPEEAELFVVEGDSAGGSAKQGRNPEFQAILPIKGKILNVEKHRLDRILENNEIRNLITALGTGIGDEFDIDDLRYQKVIMMTDADVDGAHIRTLLLTLLYRHMKPLIEAGNVYASQPPLYRIRYRGETYDAMTEAERDRIVEEKCDGNPTQVQRFKGLGEMNPDQLWETTMDPENRILKQINIEDAAAADRMFNILMGDAVEPRKEFIKEHSPEAEWVDI, encoded by the coding sequence ATGTCAGGAGAGTCTGATGAGTACGGCGCAAAGTCAATCCAGACCCTAGAAGGGCTGGAGGCCGTCCAGAAACGGCCTGCGATGTATATCGGTTCCACCGATGCCAGAGGTCTCCACCATCTCGTCTACGAAGTCGTCGACAACGCCATCGACGAGGCGCTGGCGGGCTACTGTGACACCATCGAGGTGACCATCCACGACGACGGCTCGGTCTCCGTCAGCGACGACGGGCGTGGCATCCCGGTCGACATCCAGGAAGAGCACGGGGTCCCGGCCGTCGAGGTCGTGATGACCATCCTCCACGCGGGTGGAAAGTTCGACAACAAGTCCTACCAGGTCTCGGGTGGCCTCCACGGCGTCGGCGTCAGCGTCGTCAACGCCCTCTCGAAGTGGCTCGAAGTCGAGGTCAAGCGCGACGGCGCGGTCTGGAAGCAGCGCTTCGACCACGGCGAACCCGAGTACGACCTCGAACGCATCCGCGACCTGGACCCGGACGAAGAGACCGGGACCACGGTCCGGTTCTGGCCCGACGACGACATCTTCGAGACGGGTGAGTTCATCTTCTCGACGCTCGAGTCCCGGCTTCGCGAACTCGCCTTCCTCAACTCCGGCGTCGCCATCACGCTCTCCGACGAGCGCGACGGCGAGGCCACCACCTTCGAGTACGAGGGCGGCATCCGGGAGTTCGTCGAGTACCTGAACGAGACGAAAGAGCCCCTCCATCCCGACGTCATTTACTTCGAGGACGAGGAGGACATCGGCGAAGGGGTCGTCCAGGTCGAAATCGCGCTACAGGGCACTGCGGACCTGCAGGGCTCCATCCACGCCTTCGCGAACAACATCAACACCCGCGAAGGGGGGTCTCATCTCACCGGCTTCAAGACCGCACTCACACGCGTGGTCAACGACTACGCCGCCGAGAACGGACTGCTGAAGGACCTTGACGATACGCTGAAGGGCGACGACATCCGTGAGGGACTCACCGCCGTCATCTCGGTGAAGCACCCCGACCCGCAGTTCGAGGGGCAGACCAAGACCAAGCTCGGCAACAGCGAGGTCCGGGGCGTCGTCGAGTCGGCGATGCACGACGGCCTGGCGACGTTCTTCGAGGAGAACCCGGACACGGCCGAGACCATCATCGGGAAGGCCGTCGAGGCGGCGAAGGCACGGAAGGCCGCGAAGAAGGCCGAGGAGCTCACGCGCCGGAAGTCGGCGCTGGACTCGACGGCGCTCCCCGGGAAACTGGCCGACTGCCAGACCCGGGACCCGGAGGAGGCCGAGCTGTTCGTCGTGGAGGGCGACTCCGCGGGCGGGAGCGCGAAGCAAGGTCGTAACCCAGAGTTCCAGGCCATCCTCCCCATCAAGGGGAAGATCCTGAACGTCGAGAAACACCGCCTGGACCGCATCTTGGAGAACAACGAGATCCGGAACCTCATCACCGCGCTCGGCACCGGCATCGGCGACGAGTTCGACATCGACGACCTGCGCTACCAGAAGGTCATCATGATGACCGACGCGGACGTCGACGGGGCCCACATCCGGACACTCCTGTTGACGCTGCTCTACCGCCACATGAAGCCGCTCATCGAAGCCGGGAACGTCTACGCCTCCCAGCCCCCGCTGTACCGCATCCGGTACCGGGGCGAGACGTACGACGCGATGACAGAGGCGGAACGCGACCGTATCGTCGAGGAGAAGTGCGACGGGAACCCGACGCAGGTCCAGCGGTTCAAGGGCTTAGGCGAGATGAACCCCGACCAGCTCTGGGAGACGACGATGGACCCCGAGAACCGCATCCTCAAGCAAATAAACATCGAGGACGCGGCGGCCGCCGACCGGATGTTCAACATCCTGATGGGTGACGCCGTCGAACCGCGCAAGGAGTTCATCAAGGAACACTCCCCTGAAGCGGAGTGGGTCGACATATGA
- the gyrA gene encoding DNA gyrase subunit A, which yields MSSDVPEDAAPPAQRIQHVRIEDEMEQSYIDYAMSVIAGRALPDVRDGLKPVHRRILYAMHEMGISSGSSHRKSSSIVGETMGDYHPHGDSAIYDTLVRMAQDFSMRYPLVDGQGNFGSMDGDPPAAMRYTEARMAPIAEELLEDIEKDTVDFSSNYDDRLQEPDVLPAKVPSLLLNGSSGIAVGMSTNIPPHNLGELVDATTELIHNPEATVEDLMEHIKGPDFPTGGNIVGRDAIYSAYTTGRGRLRVRAEYEVDREDGRIVISELPYQENKARIVERIADDVNEGKIAGIADLRDESDRNGVRIVVELKRGANIDVVENRLLDHHLESTFGVINLSLVDGQPKVLSLKQTLQHYIDHRREVVRRRSEHDLEEAEDREHILEGRLKALENVDDVVDLIRNSEDRDAARAGLHEEFDFSEDQAAHIVRMQLGSLTSMETTEIEEEYEEVQATIDYLESVLDSRAKLDSVIVDELQAMKDEYDDDRRTSIIEDEGQVTHEDLIPEEDCVVVITEDDYIKRMPVDAFDPQGRGGKGIIGSDPKEGDRVSKVFRANSHDYLLCFTNQGQVYRLKTYEIPEMSRTARGKSAINVIDLSDGEEITAVVSTDDFEEDECITMVTRDGYTKRTCAADFQNIRTTGIRAAKLEDGDELVDVEVTDRTKDLVVATEHGMTIRFDENEVREMGRSARGVRAIDLQGDDKVAAMVATDDADERSLLTVTRNGYGKRTKLGEYRRQSRYGKGLIDIKTDERNGPVATAKAVTEQDHLVIMSQQGQIMRISAGDVSQVGRNTKGVTIMGLDAGDQVASVTVVPAAVDES from the coding sequence ATGAGCTCGGACGTGCCAGAGGACGCGGCGCCACCGGCACAGCGCATCCAGCACGTCCGTATCGAGGACGAGATGGAGCAGTCCTACATCGACTACGCGATGTCGGTCATCGCGGGGCGTGCGCTCCCGGACGTCCGTGACGGCCTCAAGCCGGTCCACCGGCGCATCCTCTACGCGATGCACGAGATGGGTATCTCGTCGGGGTCCAGCCATCGGAAGTCCTCGTCCATCGTCGGCGAGACGATGGGTGACTACCACCCGCACGGCGACAGCGCAATCTACGACACGCTCGTCCGGATGGCCCAGGACTTCTCGATGCGCTACCCGCTGGTCGACGGCCAGGGGAACTTCGGGTCGATGGACGGCGACCCGCCCGCTGCGATGCGGTACACGGAGGCCCGGATGGCCCCCATCGCAGAGGAACTGCTCGAAGACATCGAGAAGGACACCGTCGACTTCTCCAGCAACTACGACGACCGCCTGCAGGAACCGGACGTCCTCCCCGCGAAGGTGCCGAGTCTCCTCCTGAACGGATCGTCGGGCATCGCCGTCGGGATGTCGACGAACATCCCGCCGCACAACCTGGGCGAACTCGTCGACGCGACCACCGAACTCATTCATAACCCGGAGGCCACCGTCGAGGACCTGATGGAGCACATCAAGGGGCCCGACTTCCCGACCGGGGGGAACATCGTCGGCCGCGACGCCATCTACTCGGCGTACACGACCGGTCGCGGCCGACTGCGGGTCCGTGCCGAGTACGAGGTCGACCGCGAAGACGGCCGGATCGTCATCAGCGAACTGCCCTACCAGGAGAACAAGGCCCGCATCGTCGAGCGAATCGCCGACGACGTCAACGAGGGGAAGATTGCGGGCATCGCCGACCTGCGCGACGAGTCCGACCGGAACGGCGTCCGTATCGTCGTCGAACTCAAGCGCGGCGCGAACATCGACGTCGTCGAGAACCGCCTGCTGGACCACCACCTCGAGTCGACGTTCGGTGTCATCAACCTCTCGCTGGTCGACGGCCAGCCCAAGGTGCTCTCGCTGAAACAGACACTCCAGCACTATATCGACCACCGCCGCGAGGTCGTCCGCCGGCGTTCCGAACACGACCTCGAAGAGGCCGAGGACCGGGAACACATCCTCGAAGGCCGTCTCAAGGCCCTGGAGAACGTCGACGACGTCGTCGACCTTATCCGGAACAGCGAGGACCGCGACGCGGCCCGCGCGGGGCTCCACGAGGAGTTCGACTTCTCCGAGGACCAGGCGGCCCACATCGTCCGGATGCAACTCGGCTCGCTGACCTCGATGGAGACGACCGAAATCGAGGAGGAGTACGAGGAGGTCCAGGCGACCATCGACTACCTCGAATCGGTCCTCGATAGCCGCGCGAAGCTGGACAGCGTCATCGTCGACGAGCTCCAGGCGATGAAAGACGAGTACGACGACGACCGTAGAACGTCCATCATCGAGGACGAGGGCCAGGTCACTCACGAGGACCTCATCCCGGAGGAGGACTGTGTGGTCGTCATCACCGAGGACGACTACATCAAGCGGATGCCCGTCGACGCGTTCGACCCACAGGGCCGGGGCGGGAAGGGTATCATCGGCTCGGACCCGAAGGAGGGCGACCGGGTCTCGAAGGTGTTCCGGGCCAACTCCCACGACTACCTGCTCTGTTTCACCAACCAGGGGCAGGTGTATCGACTGAAGACCTACGAGATTCCGGAGATGTCCAGAACCGCCCGCGGGAAGTCGGCCATCAACGTCATCGACCTCAGCGACGGCGAGGAGATAACTGCCGTCGTCTCGACGGACGACTTCGAGGAGGACGAGTGCATCACGATGGTGACCCGGGACGGGTACACCAAGCGCACCTGCGCGGCCGATTTCCAGAACATCCGGACCACCGGCATCCGGGCGGCGAAACTCGAGGACGGCGACGAGCTCGTCGACGTCGAGGTGACCGACCGAACGAAGGACCTCGTCGTAGCCACCGAACACGGGATGACCATCCGTTTCGACGAGAACGAGGTCCGCGAGATGGGGCGGTCGGCGCGCGGGGTCAGGGCCATCGACCTCCAGGGCGACGACAAGGTCGCCGCGATGGTCGCCACCGACGACGCCGACGAGCGGTCGCTGCTGACCGTCACCCGGAACGGCTACGGGAAACGGACGAAACTGGGCGAGTATCGCCGCCAGTCCCGCTACGGGAAGGGGCTCATCGACATCAAGACCGACGAGCGAAACGGCCCGGTGGCGACGGCGAAAGCCGTCACCGAGCAGGACCACCTCGTCATCATGTCCCAACAGGGCCAGATAATGCGAATCAGCGCCGGTGACGTCTCACAGGTCGGCCGGAACACCAAGGGCGTGACCATCATGGGCCTGGACGCCGGTGACCAGGTCGCGAGCGTGACCGTCGTTCCTGCGGCCGTAGACGAGTCGTAA